A single Branchiostoma floridae strain S238N-H82 chromosome 11, Bfl_VNyyK, whole genome shotgun sequence DNA region contains:
- the LOC118426229 gene encoding ATP-binding cassette sub-family B member 9-like — MAGKLRTTAAVVLLSLTDVATNTILYMNGADLHKFTHDISFFSIFTSLMDICIFGMLRGCVTFGAVLSVLFNARDAVPRLKLSRSWVGVLPAAMCAYSLVKILLYSEKQVEFPHKPWFWGVFVGSIVGCAVFYLNWTLLSRISTQSYRSINSEEGTFEEKESLLRSEATNKSIFSTMKRLFFYAKPVIPYFLAATTFLIGGAVSDTFLPFYTGQVIDGIAKIETSQDNFTHAIVTMCLLIAFTSLFDGMRTGLFQVTMMKLNIRVRNLLFRSITRQEIGFFDSVKTGEMTSRLNSDTTTSTEMLIMNLKVFCATVVRVVLTVGFMFKLSWRLSILTLLLFPVIALVAKMYGRCLKKVAKEIQTSFAKANDVAEETYANMRTVRSFANEDKECERYSGRLLDVYKLVFREAFLLGSFLTIEHLFALVQLVLTLYYGGHLVILKKLTGGNLVSFILYQSHLRDALEKMTDVYVQLMVAVGASKTVLEYIERKPEIENSGQMAPPKPEGQVEFRNVSFCYPSRKSAQVLKDLSFKVSPGEVVALVGPNGSGKSTCVNLLERFYETMSGQVLLDGNPIMAYDHKFLHRKVALVGQEPVLFARSIKDNISYALDNCSLEEVQHVARQANAHQFITELPERYKTETGEKGMQLSGGQKQRVAIARALIRKPAVLLLDEATSALDAESEQIVQQTIENLHGHTVIVIAHRLSTVEKADRIIVIDQGTVVEQGPHGELM, encoded by the exons ATGGCGGGAAAGCTAAGGACCACCGCTGCTGTCGTACTGCTGTCCCTGACCGACGTCGCCACCAACACCATCCTGTACATGAACGGTGCGGATCTCCACAAGTTCACGCACGACATCAGCTTCTTCAGCATCTTCACGTCTCTGATGGACATTTGCATATTCGGGATGCTGAGAGGATGTGTGACGTTTGGAGCTGTCCTGTCCGTGCTGTTCAACGCCAGAGATGCTGTTCCAAGGCTGAAGCTGTCAAGGTCGTGGGTCGGAGTCTTACCAGCTGCTATGTGTGCGTACAGCCTTGTCAAGATTTTGCTGTATTCAGAAAAACAAGTCGAGTTTCCTCACAAACCCTGGTTCTGGGGTGTCTTTGTCGGCAGTATCGtcggatgtgcagtgttctacCTAAACTGGACCTTACTATCAAGAATCAGTACTCAGTCTTACAGAAGTATAAACTCGGAGGAAGGTACTTTTGAGGAGAAGGAAAGCCTACTGAGAAGTGAAGCGACAAACAAATCGATTTTTTCTACGATGAAGAGACTGTTCTTTTACGCGAAGCCTGTGATACCGTACTTTCTTGCAGCGACGACTTTCCTGATTGGAGGCGCTGTCA GTGATACCTTCCTTCCATTCTACACAGGCCAGGTGATTGACGGGATAGCCAAAATAGAAACGTCTCAGGATAACTTCACCCACGCCATCGTCACCATGTGCCTTCTGATAGCCTTTAC CTCACTTTTTGATGGCATGCGCACTGGGCTGTTTCAAGTCACCATGATGAAGTTGAACATCCGGGTCCGAAACCTGCTGTTCCGGTCCATCACCCGTCAGGAGATCGGCTTCTTCGACAGCGTCAAAACCG GTGAAATGACGTCTCGTCTGAACTCCGACACAACCACCAGTACAGAAATGCTCATCATGAACTTGAAGGTGTTTTGTGCTACCGTGGTGCGAGTGGTCCTTACCGTAGGGTTCATGTTCAAGTTGTCGTGGCGGCTGTCCATCCTCACCCTCCTCCTGTTTCCTGTCATCGCCTTGGTTGCTAAGATGTACGGCAGATGTTTAAAG AAAGTGGCCAAGGAAATACAAACGTCCTTTGCCAAGGCCAACGACGTAGCTGAGGAGACTTACGCCAACATGAGGACAGTCCGCAGCTTTGCAAATGAAGATAAAGAGTGTGAGAGATACAG TGGGAGACTCCTGGATGTCTACAAGCTGGTCTTTAGAGAGGCATTTCTGTTAGGCAGCTTCCTCACCATCGAGCAT CTCTTCGCCCTTGTCCAACTTGTGTTGACCTTGTACTACGGCGGCCATCTTGTGATTCTGAAGAAGCTAACAGGAGGGAACCTGGTGTCCTTTATACTGTATCAGAGCCATCTCAGGGACGCCTTGGAG AAGATGACTGACGTCTACGTCCAGCTGATGGTAGCTGTCGGAGCGTCAAAGACAGTGTTGGAATACATAGAACGCAAGCCAGAAATTGAAAACAGCGGTCAGATGGCACCTCCGAAACCTGAAGGACAAGTAGAGTTCAGGAACGTGTCCTTTTGCTACCCATCCCGAAAGAGCGCGCAAGTTTTGAAG GATCTTTCCTTCAAGGTGTCTCCAGGCGAAGTTGTTGCCCTGGTTGGCCCAAACGGCAGTGGGAAGAGCACTTGTGTTAACCTGCTGGAACGCTTCTATGAGACCATGTCAGGCCAGGTGCTGCTAGATGGTAACCCCATCATGGCGTATGATCACAAGTTTCTACATCGAAAG GTAGCTTTGGTCGGACAAGAGCCGGTGCTGTTTGCCCGCTCCATCAAGGACAACATCTCCTATGCCCTGGACAACTGCAGCTTGGAGGAGGTGCAGCACGTTGCTAGGCAGGCCAACGCCCATCAGTTCATCACGGAGCTGCCCGAGAGGTACAAGACGGAGACTGGGGAGAAGGGGATGCAGCTGTCTGGGGGGCAGAAGCAGAGGGTGGCGATCGCCCGGGCGCTGATCAGGAAACCAGCGGTGCTGCTACTGGATGAGGCCACCAGTGCTTTAGATGCTGAGAGTGAGCAAATT GTCCAACAGACAATTGAAAACCTGCACGGACACACGGTCATCGTGATCGCCCACCGCCTGAGCACCGTGGAGAAAGCTGACCGCATCATCGTCATCGACCAGGGGACCGTGGTGGAGCAGGGGCCGCACGGGGAGCTGATG